CCAGTTAAGAACCAGGAATCCGCGTACAGACACAGAAGGAGGAGCCATGACCCAAGCTCCGATGCGCACCGTAAGTCGAGTCGCAGACCTCATCGATCAGTTCGACCACCTCAACCCCACCCGCGACCTCAAGGAACTGATTGAAGCCTCCGGGCTGCCGAAGTCCACTGTTCTTCGCCTGGCCACCGACCTGGTGAACCGGGGATTGCTCGCCATCAACAGCAAGGGTTACTACTCAATCGGTCCGGCGTTCCTACGATGGACTCGGCTGGCCCAGGAAATGTGGCATGTGGATGAGCAGACCTTGAACGTTCTGGAGTCGCTGGTCCGGGACCTCGGAGAAACCGCCACCCTCTACGTTCTCCAGGGCCGCTCACGCACCGCCATCGCCTCAGTCGACGGCACCCACGCAATCCGCAACGTGGCCCGGCTCGGCGAACCCCTTCCGCTGACCCGAGGAGCCTCAGCAATTGCACTGCTCTCCGGAAATCTCGCTCTGATCGACTCCCTGAAGAACGCCGCCCTGCTGGGAGAGGAGGAGAGCTTTGATGTGGACCAGCTGCGGACAAGAGCCGCGCAGGCCGCAGAACTCGGTTACAGCGAATCCCAAGGCGAACGCGAGGCGGATGCAGCCTCCATCGCTGTACCAGTTCGCAACCAGGAGGGTCGGGTGATTGCGGCCCTGTCAATTTCCGGACCCATCAGCCGCTTCGGCAGCGGCGTCCGCGACAAGGCTCTCGGTCGGATGATCGCGGCCAGCAATGTACTCAGCACCAACGGCATCGGTCCAGTAGGAGGACTTCTTTAATAATGAAACTATTGGATGGCATCAAGGTTCTTGACCTCACCAACGTTCTCTCCGGCCCATTCGCCGGCTACCAGCTTGCACTGATGGGGGCGGATGTCCTCAAGATCGAGGCGCTGCCCTTCGGAGACCTCGCCAGGAAGCTCGGGGCCTCCACCAGCCTGAGCGATCAGCTGATGGGCATCTCCTTCCTGGCTCAGAACAGCGAGAAGCGTTCGATGACGCTGAATCTGAAGTCAGAGGAGGGCAAGGAGGTCTTCGCCAGACTGGTGGAGTCCTACGACGTTGTCCTTGAGAACTTCCGGCCCGGTGTGATGGAACGGCTCGGCTTCGGCTGGGAGGAGCTGAAGCGTCTTAACCCCGGTGTCATCTACTGCTCAGTGTCCGGCTTCGGGCAGGAGGGACCGCTGCGGAAGCACCCGGCCTATGACCAGATCATCCAGGGAATGTCAGGGCTGATGGCTGTCACCGGTGATGATGAAACCTCCCCCCTGCGGGTCGGGGCACCCATCAGTGACACGATCGGCGGTTTCGCCGCCGCCTTTGCAATTTCCTCCGCACTGGTCAACCGCGCCCGCACGGGAGAAGGTGTCCACCTTGACGTCTCCATGCTCGACGCAACGCTTGTCGCCATGGGTTGGGTGGCCTCCGACTATCTGGTCGGTGGCCGACTCCCGGTGCCGATGGGTAACGAGAACCGCACCGCTGCCCCGTCCGGCACT
This sequence is a window from Corynebacterium comes. Protein-coding genes within it:
- a CDS encoding IclR family transcriptional regulator — protein: MTQAPMRTVSRVADLIDQFDHLNPTRDLKELIEASGLPKSTVLRLATDLVNRGLLAINSKGYYSIGPAFLRWTRLAQEMWHVDEQTLNVLESLVRDLGETATLYVLQGRSRTAIASVDGTHAIRNVARLGEPLPLTRGASAIALLSGNLALIDSLKNAALLGEEESFDVDQLRTRAAQAAELGYSESQGEREADAASIAVPVRNQEGRVIAALSISGPISRFGSGVRDKALGRMIAASNVLSTNGIGPVGGLL
- a CDS encoding CaiB/BaiF CoA transferase family protein; its protein translation is MKLLDGIKVLDLTNVLSGPFAGYQLALMGADVLKIEALPFGDLARKLGASTSLSDQLMGISFLAQNSEKRSMTLNLKSEEGKEVFARLVESYDVVLENFRPGVMERLGFGWEELKRLNPGVIYCSVSGFGQEGPLRKHPAYDQIIQGMSGLMAVTGDDETSPLRVGAPISDTIGGFAAAFAISSALVNRARTGEGVHLDVSMLDATLVAMGWVASDYLVGGRLPVPMGNENRTAAPSGTFETSDGGLNIAANKQEQFEALCRAIDRTDLIEDPRFAGREARKSNRTELKVELDAELSKQSKRHWSAVLPEAGVPAAPVMNIAEALASEQIAFRKLVATLDLGDVAEVPDNAIGAAGTVSLLGSPVHINGTAVIPKVRPPRLGEHTTQVMTQLGFTEKEISELQRKEVV